Proteins encoded in a region of the Cydia pomonella isolate Wapato2018A chromosome 3, ilCydPomo1, whole genome shotgun sequence genome:
- the LOC133515992 gene encoding uncharacterized protein LOC133515992 has protein sequence MAMEPTVFVIALTVIANIKNCVSVKNNTAQGKNPIEHFNEMIEQIIARTEGNHTTGETTISQNQKPKHEQEPSSNKQMWEVLTTRIVQNAVSTGAGADTNSTEHDLNNKNSKIIYLSNFPLNKTLEHAKDGNMDSENKIPLPFLDSEKVEDDNILEYLPDSTDLNPSFTNNGNMYERTEPQYNLASLEDSNKLPWFNYKEGFEDLPNRRSLSDNLPIPPTIRNPTDHGLGVVLKEEIVFEIEDEKSPESPNPPVKIRLHTTTPKPVPSNKPKIKGKNMTITYLPFFSSLKNVSSNSTDKSKINGFTHIKPQTSKGRSPMAGAIRNNNYFKIPPQLPRQAEDNLKLQTEFNKLNEKINKLQEILNKTLDRKDEPKSHNLRVSNKDPATKSVGENGSGPTPQQGVIGWKQEGSNKDPKLLEPHDPPHIEADVLRTSGPYVGKPDFAKILTNIPISHSTTPHINPRQGIVENVMLRKSIIPPLPPFLLNQASLTEPKMLQRRLLLLKLANIAKLNQDVHLLSKIRKKSKYIFPVPVYRRRVILKPLA, from the exons ATGGCCATGGAGCCAACTGTGT TTGTCATCGCGCTAACCGTGATTGCAAACATAAAAAATTGCGTGTCAGTCAAGAACAACACCGCACAAGGGAAAAATCCTATTGAACATTTCAATGAAATGATTGAACAAATAATTGCAAGAACTGAGGGAAACCATACAACAGGAGAAACAACCATAAGCCAAAATCAGAAACCGAAACATGAACAAGAACCATCATCTAATAAACAAATGTGGGAGGTATTGACCACAAGAATAGTTCAAAATGCGGTCAGTACAGGTGCCGGTGCAGATACAAATTCTACTGAACAtgatttgaataataaaaattctaaaatcatTTACTTAAGCAATTTTCCTCTCAACAAGACTTTAGAACATGCCAAGGATGGCAATATGGacagtgaaaataaaataccacTTCCTTTTTTAGACTCTGAAAAAGTAGAAGACGATAATATACTTGAGTATTTACCTGATAGTACAGATTTAAATCCAAGCTTTACCAATAACGGAAATATGTATGAAAGAACTGAGCCGCAATATAATTTGGCATCATTAGAAGATAGTAATAAACTACCGTGGTTTAATTATAAAGAAGGCTTTGAAGATCTGCCAAATAGACGCAGTTTAAGTGATAATTTACCAATACCTCCTACAATACGTAACCCGACGGATCATGGTTTAGGGGTTGTTCTTAAGGAGGAAATAGTTTTTGAAATTGAAGACGAAAAATCACCTGAATCTCCAAATCCTCCCGTAAAGATACGTTTGCATACTACAACACCAAAACCAGTGCCATCAAATAAGCCCAAAATCAAAGGAAAAAATATGACTATTACATATCTTCCATTTTTTTCAAGTTTGAAAAATGTCTCGAGTAATAGCACAGACAAATCAAAAATTAACGGATTCACTCATATAAAACCCCAGACATCTAAAGGCAGGTCTCCAATGGCAGGTGCAATTCGAAacaataactattttaaaattccACCACAACTGCCAAGGCAGGCCGAGGATAATTTAAAACTGCAGACggaatttaataaattgaatgaaaaaattaataaacttcAAGAGATTCTGAATAAAACTCTCGATAGGAAAGATGAACCCAAATCTCATAATTTACGAGTATCAAATAAAGACCCGGCCACGAAGTCAGTGGGAGAAAATGGTTCGGgtcctacaccccagcagggggtaataGGATGGAAACAAGAAGGATCAAATAAAGACCCCAAATTGCTTGAGCCACATGACCCACCGCATATTGAGGCTGATGTTTTAAGAACCAGTGGTCCTTATGTAGGCAAACCAGATTTTGCAAAAATCTTGACAAATATACCAATAAGTCACAGTACTACACCACATATAAATCCAAGACAAGGAATTGTGGAAAACGTCATGTTGAGGAAAAGCATTATACCGCCTTTACCACCGTTTTTACTGAATCAAGCTTCGTTAACAGAACCAAAGATGTTGCAAAGGCGTTTGTTGCTACTTAAATTGGCAAATATTGCTAAATTGAATCAAGATGTGCATTTGTTAAGCAAAATCAGGAAGAAATCCAAATATATCTTTCCCGTGCCTGTCTATCGTCGGCGAGTAATCCTAAAACCGCTTGCGTGA